A window of Mucilaginibacter paludis DSM 18603 contains these coding sequences:
- a CDS encoding helix-turn-helix domain-containing protein, with product MTTSEKPTNQHIGRKISRIRELRGIKQEDLATQLGVSQKTVSRMEQSEVIEDDVLESIAKILGVTTDAIKNFSEEAVINYFNTFNQSVSSSNFGHNNTCTFNPIDKLVELFEENKKLYERLLQAEKEKIELLNKK from the coding sequence ATGACAACATCTGAAAAACCGACAAACCAACATATAGGCCGAAAAATTAGCCGTATTCGCGAACTAAGAGGGATTAAGCAAGAGGATTTGGCCACTCAATTAGGCGTAAGTCAAAAGACTGTTTCCCGTATGGAGCAAAGCGAAGTGATTGAAGATGATGTCTTAGAAAGTATAGCTAAGATTTTAGGCGTTACTACCGATGCAATTAAGAATTTTTCTGAGGAGGCCGTGATAAATTATTTTAACACTTTTAATCAATCAGTTTCCAGCAGTAATTTTGGCCATAACAACACCTGCACATTTAATCCCATTGATAAACTGGTTGAACTGTTTGAAGAAAATAAAAAGCTGTATGAGCGTTTATTACAAGCTGAAAAAGAGAAGATTGAGCTTTTAAACAAAAAATAG
- a CDS encoding HEPN domain-containing protein — protein MEIADLKRIGEVIAEKIAVEKIYCLSHSDNNTHHLIIIIPASCGTKFTELEPFVRIATNASKAITYTFYQTGEIRAALKKGNLLFHLACIEPNLLYNKADSPDLPQSKAENLLAWKSEANAQFKDGAAKATAFLDGANFYSEKNDAGLTVFMLHQFIELTFRTLELALLAKEKKTHSITLHQELVTPLLPGLGVLFPADTPEEKEILKTLNNAYSSVRYEQNHQVNEAFIPTLFYRAYLLQKRTETIISELNALLDVKIREAEILEQASSAKAQGNKEVNKVNSLSQSNDRIASSMENTDTPMKPGLEKVIALIMGHLNPDQVYVFGSLCVQSTNLHLFNLKESSGNTDLHYDLLAISPLANPYGTNIQSIVNSLDGLTINLFVHTKEEALNKLENRNRFFCTVFKHGNLIHSKGDFLDKESIPMITKNENRDQTVNYCTRRILRSVTILMAAELVKDNLFEVTVFLLSQGIEQACLGLIYNFLGYAPNLHSLPHLLNICKMFWPENEECFPMQTPYDKKLLATLSQSHSALRYTVRNLIEQKDLNELYARFYSFIVRAEKLYLSTLSELEIEEYDAVK, from the coding sequence ATGGAAATAGCAGATCTAAAAAGAATCGGGGAGGTAATAGCTGAAAAGATTGCGGTAGAAAAAATATACTGCCTTAGTCATTCCGACAACAATACCCACCACCTGATCATCATCATTCCGGCCAGTTGCGGTACTAAGTTTACAGAACTGGAGCCGTTTGTAAGAATAGCAACGAACGCAAGTAAAGCCATCACCTATACGTTTTACCAAACAGGGGAAATCAGGGCCGCCCTAAAAAAAGGCAACCTTCTTTTTCATTTAGCATGTATAGAACCTAATCTGCTTTACAATAAAGCGGATAGCCCTGATTTGCCGCAATCTAAAGCGGAAAATTTATTAGCCTGGAAAAGTGAAGCCAACGCGCAGTTTAAGGACGGAGCAGCTAAGGCTACGGCCTTCCTGGATGGCGCAAATTTCTATAGCGAAAAAAACGATGCGGGTTTAACCGTATTTATGCTTCACCAGTTCATCGAGTTAACCTTTAGGACACTGGAATTAGCGCTGCTGGCAAAAGAGAAAAAAACACACAGCATCACCCTGCACCAGGAATTGGTTACGCCTTTACTCCCAGGGCTTGGCGTATTATTCCCCGCCGATACGCCCGAAGAAAAAGAGATCCTGAAAACGCTTAATAACGCGTATTCGTCCGTAAGATATGAGCAAAACCACCAGGTAAACGAAGCATTTATACCAACCTTGTTTTACAGGGCTTATCTTTTGCAAAAACGGACAGAAACCATTATCAGCGAACTCAATGCCTTGCTTGATGTCAAAATCAGGGAGGCAGAAATCCTTGAACAAGCATCATCTGCGAAGGCACAAGGCAACAAGGAAGTCAATAAGGTAAATTCATTATCGCAGTCTAATGATCGGATCGCATCGTCGATGGAAAATACAGATACGCCAATGAAACCGGGGCTGGAAAAGGTAATCGCTTTAATTATGGGACATCTCAACCCTGATCAGGTCTATGTCTTTGGCAGCCTCTGCGTACAATCCACCAACTTACATTTATTCAATTTAAAAGAATCTTCTGGTAATACTGATTTACACTATGATCTCCTTGCCATAAGCCCGCTGGCGAATCCTTACGGTACTAATATTCAAAGTATCGTTAACAGTCTTGATGGGTTGACAATCAACTTGTTTGTTCATACGAAGGAGGAAGCTCTAAATAAACTGGAAAACCGGAACAGATTTTTCTGTACGGTTTTCAAACACGGTAATTTGATACATTCAAAGGGAGACTTTTTAGATAAAGAAAGCATTCCCATGATAACTAAAAATGAAAATCGTGATCAGACAGTTAACTATTGTACCAGGAGAATTTTGCGGTCTGTAACCATCTTAATGGCCGCAGAGCTGGTCAAGGATAATTTATTTGAAGTAACCGTATTCTTGTTGTCACAAGGCATAGAACAGGCGTGTTTAGGACTTATTTATAATTTTTTAGGTTACGCTCCTAATCTGCACAGCTTACCACACTTACTAAACATCTGCAAAATGTTCTGGCCTGAAAACGAAGAGTGCTTTCCTATGCAAACGCCTTATGATAAAAAATTACTGGCTACACTGTCGCAGAGCCATTCAGCACTCCGTTACACAGTACGAAATTTAATAGAGCAGAAAGATTTGAACGAGCTTTACGCAAGGTTTTACAGTTTTATAGTCCGAGCAGAAAAGCTTTATCTAAGTACGCTTTCAGAATTAGAGATTGAGGAATATGATGCAGTAAAATAA
- a CDS encoding Rpn family recombination-promoting nuclease/putative transposase, translated as MIKKTKYIDLMTDFGFKRIFGTDPNKDLLIAFLNEVFRGRKHIVDLVYNKNEHPGDTIYEGGAIFDLLCTGNDGEHFIIEVQRGRQENFKQRALFYTSRLISEQAPKGNRSQWAYNFSEVYLIALLEDFTLEDSPANDYLHDICLCNRDTGKIFYENLGYTYIELRKFVKTEAELTSELDNWLSLLKNMSSMDKIPLYLRKPIFEKLFNIAAYSSLTKEEKAMYDSSLKSKWDNKNVLDYAKQESKAEGILEGIKQTAKKMKQNGIEIKLIANITGLSLSEIEQL; from the coding sequence ATGATCAAAAAAACAAAATACATAGATTTAATGACCGATTTCGGCTTCAAACGCATCTTTGGCACAGATCCCAATAAGGATTTATTAATTGCGTTTTTAAATGAGGTGTTCAGGGGGCGAAAGCACATTGTGGACCTGGTCTACAATAAAAACGAGCATCCTGGAGACACGATATATGAGGGCGGAGCGATCTTCGACCTGTTGTGTACAGGCAATGACGGCGAACACTTTATTATTGAAGTGCAACGCGGCAGGCAGGAGAATTTTAAACAGCGGGCCTTATTCTACACCAGCCGGTTAATCAGCGAACAAGCCCCTAAAGGCAACCGCAGCCAATGGGCTTACAATTTCAGCGAAGTTTATCTGATCGCGTTGCTGGAAGATTTTACCTTAGAGGATAGCCCGGCAAATGACTACTTGCATGATATTTGCCTGTGTAACAGGGATACAGGAAAAATATTTTATGAAAATTTAGGTTATACCTATATCGAATTACGTAAATTTGTTAAAACGGAGGCGGAGTTAACCAGCGAGTTAGACAATTGGCTTTCTTTGCTGAAAAATATGAGCAGCATGGATAAGATACCGTTGTATCTGCGCAAGCCGATATTTGAAAAACTGTTTAACATTGCTGCTTACAGCAGTTTAACGAAAGAGGAAAAAGCCATGTATGACAGCAGCTTAAAAAGTAAGTGGGACAATAAAAATGTGTTAGACTATGCCAAACAGGAGAGCAAGGCTGAAGGGATTCTGGAAGGAATCAAGCAGACTGCAAAAAAAATGAAACAGAACGGCATAGAGATTAAACTGATTGCCAATATTACCGGTTTATCTTTGTCTGAAATCGAACAACTTTAA
- a CDS encoding site-specific integrase, translating to MRTNMNLLFYLKKRSTYTFGPVAIYLRFTVDGQRAETSTGKTCEPARWNVQAGRAIGTKEDVKVLNAYLDKLQAQAQALHQVMTAGEEIVTAETIKNRFIGKAEKARTLVAIFEDHNARMKSLVGQEFEKSTLQRYETCLMHTKDFMEWQYNLSDIPVNKINFAFLNDFEYYLRSVRKCGNNSAIKYIKNLGKIVRICLGNGWLTVDPYLNYKPKQKAVHREVLTKEELERMSKKKFGVQRLDQVRDVFLFSCYTGLAYVDVHKLKRSELVTGIDGGLWIHTHRQKTDTLSRIPVLSRALSIIKSYENHPECIVKDTLLPVMTNQKMNAYLKEIADLCRINKVLTFHIARHTFATTVTLNNGVPIETVAKMMGHTSIKTTQIYAKVMDHKISSDMQQLQKKLTAF from the coding sequence ATGAGAACTAACATGAATTTGCTTTTTTATTTAAAGAAGCGTTCCACCTACACATTTGGCCCCGTGGCCATCTATTTGCGGTTCACCGTTGACGGGCAACGCGCAGAAACCTCCACCGGCAAAACATGTGAGCCTGCGCGATGGAATGTACAGGCAGGCCGCGCCATCGGCACCAAAGAAGATGTGAAAGTTTTAAATGCCTACCTGGACAAATTACAAGCCCAAGCGCAGGCATTGCACCAGGTAATGACAGCAGGAGAAGAGATCGTCACCGCTGAAACGATTAAAAACAGGTTTATAGGTAAAGCCGAAAAGGCGCGAACTCTGGTTGCCATATTTGAGGATCACAATGCCAGGATGAAAAGTCTCGTTGGGCAGGAATTTGAAAAAAGCACCTTGCAGCGTTATGAAACCTGCTTAATGCATACCAAAGACTTTATGGAGTGGCAGTATAACCTATCTGACATCCCGGTTAATAAGATCAACTTCGCTTTTCTGAATGATTTTGAGTATTACTTACGGAGTGTTCGCAAATGCGGAAACAACTCTGCTATCAAGTATATCAAGAACCTGGGTAAGATTGTTCGTATCTGCCTTGGCAATGGCTGGCTGACCGTTGACCCCTATCTCAATTACAAACCCAAACAAAAGGCGGTACACCGGGAAGTGCTCACCAAAGAAGAACTGGAACGAATGAGCAAAAAGAAGTTCGGTGTTCAACGCTTAGACCAGGTAAGAGATGTATTCTTATTCAGTTGCTATACCGGCTTGGCCTATGTAGACGTACACAAGCTAAAACGCTCCGAACTTGTAACAGGCATTGATGGCGGTCTTTGGATACATACCCATCGTCAGAAGACAGATACGTTGTCACGCATACCCGTTTTGTCTCGTGCCTTGTCCATTATTAAATCGTATGAGAATCATCCGGAATGCATCGTCAAAGACACACTTTTACCAGTGATGACCAACCAAAAGATGAATGCTTATCTCAAAGAAATAGCAGACCTGTGCAGGATTAACAAAGTACTGACCTTCCATATTGCCCGGCATACGTTTGCTACAACGGTTACTCTGAATAATGGCGTACCTATTGAAACCGTAGCTAAGATGATGGGACATACCAGCATTAAAACGACACAGATTTATGCCAAGGTCATGGATCACAAGATCAGTTCCGATATGCAGCAATTGCAAAAGAAGCTAACAGCATTTTGA
- the prfA gene encoding peptide chain release factor 1: MLDKLEAIKERWQDVERELSSPDIMKDMKRFAQMNKEYKDLTKVVEQYNIYYNVMSNIDSNREILATEKDDEFREMAKAELDELLPQQEELEEKIRLMLIPKDPEDSRNAIVEIRGGTGGDEAALFAGDLYRMYIRFCEKQGWKTELVDFTEGTAGGYKEIVFNVLAEDAYGTLKYESGVHRVQRVPDTETQGRVHTSAASVVVLPEADEFDVDIHVNDIRKDLFCASGPGGQSVNTTYSAVRLTHLPTGIVAQCQDQKSQLKNYDKALQVLRSRIYEMELQKHLEVISKKRKTMVSTGDRSAKIRTYNYPQGRVTEHRIGLTIYNLPEVMNGNLLEIMEALQFAENAEKLQEGSMA; this comes from the coding sequence ATGTTAGATAAGTTAGAAGCTATAAAAGAACGCTGGCAAGATGTGGAGCGCGAATTGAGTAGTCCGGATATTATGAAGGACATGAAGCGTTTTGCCCAGATGAATAAAGAATATAAGGACCTCACCAAGGTTGTGGAGCAATACAACATTTACTACAACGTAATGAGTAACATTGACAGCAACCGTGAGATTTTAGCTACCGAAAAGGACGATGAGTTCAGGGAGATGGCCAAAGCTGAGCTGGATGAACTGCTGCCACAACAGGAAGAGCTGGAAGAAAAGATCCGCCTGATGCTGATACCGAAAGACCCCGAAGATAGCCGCAACGCTATTGTGGAGATTCGTGGCGGTACTGGCGGCGACGAGGCCGCGCTGTTTGCCGGCGATCTTTACCGCATGTACATCCGCTTTTGCGAAAAACAAGGCTGGAAAACCGAACTGGTTGACTTTACCGAAGGCACCGCGGGAGGTTATAAGGAAATTGTGTTTAATGTTTTGGCCGAGGATGCTTATGGCACGCTGAAATACGAATCGGGCGTACATCGGGTACAGCGTGTGCCTGATACCGAAACACAGGGCAGGGTACATACATCGGCCGCATCGGTAGTGGTACTGCCTGAGGCTGATGAGTTTGATGTGGACATCCATGTGAACGATATCCGCAAGGATCTGTTCTGCGCATCGGGACCGGGCGGGCAATCGGTAAACACCACCTATTCTGCCGTGAGGTTAACACACTTGCCTACGGGGATTGTGGCGCAGTGCCAGGACCAGAAATCGCAATTGAAGAATTATGACAAGGCTTTGCAGGTATTACGCTCCAGGATTTACGAGATGGAACTGCAAAAACACCTGGAGGTGATTTCGAAAAAAAGAAAAACGATGGTATCTACCGGCGATAGGTCGGCCAAGATACGCACCTATAACTACCCGCAAGGGCGCGTGACAGAACACCGTATAGGCCTTACTATCTACAACTTACCCGAAGTGATGAACGGTAACCTGTTGGAGATAATGGAAGCGCTGCAATTTGCCGAGAATGCAGAAAAACTACAGGAAGGTAGTATGGCGTAA
- a CDS encoding DUF6807 domain-containing protein: MIKFKIAIGIALLYSLSAQGAHQADYVKIVSVPAKKRIDITIGGELFTSLLYADSLKRPTLFPIYTAQKNMITRGWPIVPQVKDRTDYAHQVGLWFSYSNVNGADYWNNSPGVDTVSRAYGTIRLQKILNISNGDGKGSLTILSKWYNPGAKAVLEETSVFVFKVDKGLRIIDRYITLKALVNTEFKDAKDGLYAIRVATELGQPVTSLESAILQDKKMATDSIPLTGHYTNSQGIQGEAVFAKRAKWVKLTGSVHTEPVTLALMDNPQNLNYPAFWLARSYGLMSINPLGAEVFTHGAEKLNFRLPQGKQLSLKYRFVQGDKSLDNDTLERLFNEFTSASL; this comes from the coding sequence GTGATAAAGTTTAAAATTGCAATTGGGATAGCCTTGCTTTATAGCCTATCGGCGCAGGGCGCACATCAAGCCGATTATGTTAAAATAGTTTCGGTACCTGCCAAAAAGCGCATTGATATTACCATTGGGGGCGAGTTATTTACATCGCTACTGTACGCCGACAGCTTGAAACGGCCAACCCTTTTCCCGATTTATACCGCCCAAAAAAATATGATAACCCGCGGCTGGCCTATTGTGCCCCAGGTTAAAGACCGGACGGATTATGCGCACCAGGTGGGCCTGTGGTTTAGCTACAGCAATGTGAACGGGGCCGACTACTGGAATAATTCGCCGGGGGTTGATACTGTTAGTCGTGCTTATGGCACCATCAGGCTGCAAAAGATTTTGAACATTAGCAATGGCGACGGCAAGGGCAGCCTGACCATTTTATCTAAATGGTATAACCCGGGCGCCAAAGCGGTGTTGGAAGAAACTTCGGTTTTTGTTTTTAAGGTGGATAAGGGCCTGCGCATTATTGACCGGTATATTACCCTGAAGGCGCTTGTGAATACCGAGTTTAAAGACGCCAAGGACGGACTTTATGCAATTAGGGTAGCCACGGAGCTGGGCCAGCCCGTAACATCGCTGGAGAGCGCTATATTACAGGATAAAAAAATGGCCACCGACTCGATACCTCTTACCGGCCACTATACCAACAGCCAGGGCATACAGGGCGAAGCGGTTTTTGCTAAACGGGCTAAATGGGTTAAGTTAACGGGGAGTGTACATACCGAGCCGGTGACACTGGCTTTGATGGATAACCCTCAAAATTTAAATTACCCGGCTTTTTGGCTTGCACGCAGCTATGGTTTAATGTCGATCAACCCTTTGGGTGCCGAGGTATTTACCCATGGGGCCGAAAAATTGAACTTCCGCCTGCCGCAGGGCAAACAGCTAAGCTTAAAATACCGCTTTGTGCAGGGTGATAAAAGCCTGGATAACGATACGCTGGAGCGACTATTTAACGAGTTTACGTCGGCCAGCCTTTAG
- a CDS encoding UDP-2,3-diacylglucosamine diphosphatase yields the protein MTSRYKLYFASDFHLGVPDYISSRAREDKIVRWLDQIKADASELFLMGDIFDFWFEYTTVVPKGYIRLFGKLAELTDAGVKLYLFKGNHDMWMFDYFKKELNATMINDELEIERNGKKFYLHHGDGLGPGDAKYKLLKKFFRSRLCQWLFERVHPNFGVGIANRWSQHSRIVQGHNEVRKNIEQEWLVAFSREQLKVKHYDYLVFGHRHLPLDIDLDGQSRYINLGEWVNYFSYAVFDGQKLELKYFEKSDKV from the coding sequence ATGACCAGCCGTTATAAACTGTATTTTGCTTCCGACTTTCATTTGGGGGTACCGGACTATATTTCGAGCCGTGCGCGCGAGGATAAGATTGTGCGCTGGTTAGACCAGATTAAGGCAGATGCCTCCGAATTATTTTTGATGGGCGATATTTTCGACTTTTGGTTCGAGTATACCACGGTGGTGCCCAAAGGCTACATCCGCCTGTTTGGTAAACTGGCCGAACTGACCGACGCGGGTGTTAAACTGTACCTGTTTAAAGGCAACCACGACATGTGGATGTTTGACTACTTTAAAAAAGAGTTGAACGCCACCATGATTAATGATGAGTTGGAAATTGAGCGAAACGGTAAAAAGTTTTACCTGCACCACGGCGATGGCCTTGGGCCGGGTGATGCAAAGTACAAATTGCTGAAAAAGTTTTTCCGCAGCCGGTTGTGCCAGTGGCTGTTTGAGCGGGTACACCCTAACTTTGGCGTAGGGATTGCTAATAGATGGTCGCAGCATAGCCGCATTGTGCAGGGGCATAACGAGGTGCGCAAAAACATTGAGCAGGAATGGCTGGTGGCTTTTAGCCGCGAGCAGCTGAAGGTTAAGCATTATGATTACCTGGTGTTTGGGCACCGACACCTGCCTTTGGATATTGATTTAGACGGGCAAAGCCGTTATATTAACCTGGGCGAATGGGTGAACTATTTTTCGTACGCGGTTTTTGATGGGCAAAAACTGGAGTTAAAATATTTTGAGAAGAGTGATAAAGTTTAA
- a CDS encoding prolyl oligopeptidase family serine peptidase, with protein MNYPQTKKDTTITTYFNTPVPDPYRWLENDEADDTKAWVIEQNKTTQDYLSQIPYRESIRQRLENLWNYEKYGAPFKEGRYTYFYKNDGLQSQSVLYRQLEEDEPEVFLDPNTFSIDGTTSLGGIDFNKDGSLCAYQLSVGGSDWRDVVVMDAESKTQIGEILTNIKFSGIAWKANEGFYYSTYDKPDAGSQLSGLTQYHQLYFHRLNTPQKDDVLIFGGTATPRRYIGGYLTEDERYLVITAATSTTGNELYLQDVSQPGSSIITLVDNFDTESHVIDNIGSKLYVFTNLHAPNYKIVTAEADKATPDYWADLVPETANVLSAGTAGGKLFAQYLKDATSLVMQYNMDGHLERSIELPGVGTATGFSAKKTEVELYYTFTSYTYPTTIFKYHIASGASELYKKSGAKFNPELYESKQVFYHSKDGTRVPMIITHKKGIELNGKNPTLLYAYGGFGVSLTPAFSLSNIILLEQGGVYAAPNIRGGGEYGETWHLAGTKMQKQNVFDDFIAAAQYLIDKQYTSPDYLAIAGGSNGGLLVGAVVTQRPDLFKVALPAVGVLDMLRYNEFTAGAGWAYDYGTAQDSEEMFKYLLNYSPYHALKPGSYPATLITTADHDDRVVPAHSFKFAARLQEYQIGEAPTLIRIETKAGHGAGKSTAQIISEAADKWAFMFVNMGVGFEG; from the coding sequence ATGAACTATCCTCAAACAAAAAAAGATACCACCATAACCACCTACTTCAACACGCCCGTGCCCGACCCCTACCGCTGGCTGGAGAACGACGAAGCCGACGATACCAAAGCCTGGGTAATTGAACAAAACAAGACAACGCAGGACTATCTATCGCAAATTCCTTATCGCGAAAGCATCCGCCAAAGGCTCGAAAACTTGTGGAACTATGAAAAATATGGCGCGCCCTTTAAAGAAGGCCGCTACACCTATTTTTATAAAAACGATGGTTTGCAAAGTCAATCCGTTTTATACCGGCAGTTGGAAGAGGACGAACCCGAAGTATTTTTAGACCCTAATACCTTCTCCATCGACGGTACCACATCGCTGGGCGGTATTGATTTCAACAAAGATGGCAGCTTATGCGCTTACCAGCTCTCGGTCGGCGGGTCCGACTGGCGCGACGTAGTGGTGATGGATGCCGAAAGCAAAACCCAGATTGGCGAGATTTTAACCAACATTAAGTTTAGCGGTATAGCCTGGAAAGCCAACGAAGGCTTTTACTACAGCACTTATGATAAACCCGATGCAGGCAGCCAACTCTCGGGCCTAACCCAATACCATCAGCTCTACTTTCACCGGTTAAATACACCACAAAAGGATGATGTATTGATTTTTGGAGGCACCGCAACACCGCGCCGTTACATTGGCGGTTATTTAACCGAAGATGAGCGTTACCTGGTGATCACCGCCGCCACATCAACAACCGGCAACGAATTATATTTACAAGACGTAAGCCAGCCCGGCAGCTCCATCATTACGCTGGTAGATAATTTTGATACCGAAAGCCACGTAATTGATAACATTGGCAGCAAGCTATACGTCTTTACCAACCTGCATGCGCCCAACTATAAAATAGTTACCGCCGAAGCCGACAAAGCTACGCCCGACTATTGGGCCGACCTGGTACCCGAAACCGCGAATGTTTTAAGCGCGGGTACAGCTGGGGGCAAACTTTTCGCTCAGTACTTAAAAGATGCTACCTCGTTGGTAATGCAATACAACATGGATGGCCACCTGGAACGCAGTATCGAACTGCCCGGCGTGGGTACCGCCACCGGCTTCAGCGCCAAAAAAACGGAAGTGGAGTTGTATTATACCTTCACATCATACACCTATCCAACCACCATTTTTAAATACCACATTGCAAGCGGCGCTTCTGAGTTATATAAAAAATCAGGCGCAAAATTCAATCCGGAGCTTTACGAATCAAAACAGGTATTTTACCATTCAAAAGATGGCACCCGTGTACCAATGATCATCACCCATAAAAAAGGCATTGAATTGAATGGCAAAAACCCGACGTTATTGTATGCTTACGGTGGCTTTGGTGTGAGCCTAACACCCGCTTTCAGCCTGTCTAACATCATTCTGCTCGAGCAGGGCGGTGTGTACGCGGCCCCTAATATTCGCGGTGGCGGCGAGTATGGCGAAACCTGGCACCTGGCCGGCACAAAAATGCAGAAGCAGAATGTATTTGACGATTTTATTGCCGCTGCCCAATACCTCATCGATAAACAATACACCTCGCCTGATTATCTGGCCATAGCGGGCGGCTCAAACGGCGGCTTGCTGGTGGGCGCCGTCGTCACCCAGCGTCCCGATCTGTTTAAGGTAGCGCTTCCTGCGGTAGGTGTTTTAGATATGCTGCGCTATAACGAGTTTACAGCCGGAGCAGGCTGGGCATACGATTATGGCACCGCACAAGATAGCGAAGAGATGTTTAAATACCTGTTGAACTACTCGCCATACCACGCCCTGAAACCCGGCAGCTACCCCGCCACCCTAATAACCACCGCCGACCACGACGACCGTGTGGTGCCCGCCCACTCCTTCAAGTTTGCAGCACGCCTGCAAGAATACCAAATCGGCGAAGCACCCACCCTGATCCGCATAGAAACCAAGGCAGGCCACGGAGCAGGCAAATCTACCGCCCAGATCATCAGCGAAGCGGCAGATAAATGGGCTTTTATGTTTGTAAATATGGGGGTTGGGTTTGAAGGATAA
- a CDS encoding UbiA family prenyltransferase, with product MQFLQSLIPSRSAIAHLRFVFSLFLMPVYLFAYSQSVAINPLNALLVFLVWHLLAFPASNGYNSYFDKDEESIGLLDKPPVVDISLYYFSLLLEVLGFLLGFIVSWEFACAVLLYGIMSKLYSHPKTRLKKYPIISFLTVFIFQGCFVYYTTYTALSNTSLFSAWTGDRVIAGAICSCLIGASYPLTQIYQHHEDSRRGDITISILLGYKGSFILSGALFASGVLLSFFYWQQRDMLDYFYFFLICSAPPFVFFNWWFYQVGVSTTNANYKNAMRMNFISAGSMLFYFGAIAAMSGHVVV from the coding sequence ATGCAATTTTTACAATCGCTCATACCCAGCCGTTCTGCCATCGCACATTTACGCTTTGTTTTCTCGTTGTTTTTAATGCCGGTGTATTTATTTGCCTATAGCCAGTCTGTAGCTATTAACCCGCTAAACGCCTTACTGGTATTTTTAGTATGGCACCTGCTGGCGTTCCCGGCCAGTAATGGCTATAACAGTTATTTTGATAAGGACGAAGAAAGTATCGGCCTGTTGGATAAGCCGCCCGTGGTTGATATCAGTTTGTATTATTTCTCGCTGTTGCTTGAGGTTCTGGGGTTTTTATTAGGATTCATCGTTAGTTGGGAGTTTGCCTGCGCGGTGTTACTTTATGGCATCATGTCGAAACTATACAGCCACCCCAAAACGCGGCTCAAAAAGTACCCCATCATCAGCTTTTTAACAGTATTTATTTTCCAGGGATGCTTTGTTTATTATACTACCTATACAGCACTGAGTAATACCAGTCTGTTTAGCGCCTGGACGGGTGACAGGGTTATAGCCGGAGCGATTTGTTCCTGCCTCATCGGCGCTTCATACCCTTTAACGCAGATCTATCAGCATCACGAAGATAGCCGCCGGGGCGACATCACCATCAGTATTTTACTGGGCTATAAGGGCTCTTTTATATTATCTGGAGCATTGTTTGCAAGCGGGGTTTTGCTGTCGTTTTTTTATTGGCAACAACGTGATATGCTGGATTACTTTTACTTTTTTTTAATTTGCTCGGCCCCGCCGTTTGTATTTTTTAACTGGTGGTTTTACCAGGTTGGGGTTTCAACAACCAATGCCAACTATAAAAATGCCATGCGGATGAATTTTATCAGCGCAGGGTCTATGTTGTTTTATTTTGGAGCGATAGCGGCGATGAGTGGGCATGTAGTGGTGTAA
- a CDS encoding YceI family protein, whose protein sequence is MKKLFFYMACVCFSTLAFAQTKQTVTQSTVTYEVKNMGFKSSGKLGGLEATILFDKDHLASSSIEASVDTKTIDSDNDMRDNHLKKEEYFDVEHYPKITMKSVSFKQKGGSNYTGDFNVTIKGKTKLIQLPFTYITSGSTAIFKGSFKINRLDFAIGDKSVVLSNEVTVSLNVETAF, encoded by the coding sequence ATGAAGAAACTATTTTTCTATATGGCATGCGTGTGCTTCAGCACATTGGCATTTGCACAAACCAAACAAACGGTAACCCAATCAACCGTTACCTACGAAGTTAAAAACATGGGCTTTAAGTCGAGCGGCAAGCTTGGCGGCCTCGAAGCTACCATCTTATTTGACAAGGATCATTTGGCCAGTAGTAGTATTGAGGCTTCGGTTGATACTAAAACCATCGACTCGGATAACGACATGCGCGATAATCATCTTAAAAAGGAAGAATATTTTGATGTGGAGCATTACCCAAAAATCACGATGAAGTCGGTTTCCTTTAAACAAAAAGGCGGAAGCAACTATACCGGCGATTTTAACGTAACTATTAAAGGCAAAACAAAACTCATTCAATTACCTTTTACGTATATCACATCAGGCAGTACGGCCATTTTTAAAGGAAGTTTCAAAATTAACCGCCTTGATTTTGCCATAGGCGATAAAAGCGTGGTGTTATCAAACGAAGTTACGGTATCTTTAAACGTCGAGACTGCTTTTTAA